From a region of the Cololabis saira isolate AMF1-May2022 chromosome 8, fColSai1.1, whole genome shotgun sequence genome:
- the rpl29 gene encoding 60S ribosomal protein L29, with protein MAKSKNHTTHNQSRKAHRNGIKKPRSNRYESLKGVDPKFLRNMRFAKKHNKKGMKAAAQKAAQKP; from the exons ATGGCAAAGTCAAAGAACCACACAACTCACAACCAGT CTCGTAAAGCCCACAGGAACGGCATTAAGAAGCCCAGATCTAATCGCTATGAATCATTGAAGGGG GTTGACCCCAAGTTCCTGAGAAACATGCGCTTTGCTAAGAAGCACAACAAGAAGGGCATGAAGGCGGCGGCACAGAAGGCTGCTCAGAAGCCATAG